The Zobellia alginiliquefaciens genome contains a region encoding:
- a CDS encoding SusC/RagA family TonB-linked outer membrane protein: protein MRKKITMFFLMLFCAPFFALAQLNVTGTVIDDLGLPLPGATIIIKGTTNGVTTDFDGNYSIQANEGDVLVFTFIGLKSKEVTVSSEVVNVAMESDISQLDEVVIIGYGTTTKKDATGAVDLLTAEDLNKGAITTADQMITGKSAGVRVVNNGGDPDAGINIRIRGGSSLNANNSPLIVIDGVPLSNQNPAGQANPLTLINPNDIESFSVLKDASSTAIYGSRASNGVIIITTKSGTKGAPQFNFSSNVQVGTLSNQIDIFDSSDYVDFIQSTYPESTGLLGLNGTIYDTDWQEEIYRTSYTINNNLTARGNLFNVIPIRASFGHSEIAGILKESQLDRYTVSLNIAPEFFDQHLKVTINAKGIATEKDQPDTGAIGSALASNPTLPIYDPQGGIFGGYYQITDDQGVVGSSNPLALLKQRERNEDADRFIGSAEFRYKIHGFEELTVVVNTGIDYSESTINEYFLPNAIGAYTVFDGLPIFNNFSESFSENQIKRDHLLDAYLNYAKDFDGAINRFDVQAGYAYQNFTTQGTTFPTTTENGFREPQQPFQYYTVLNLQSYFARTNLTIFDSFLLTASVRADASSLFSEEDRWGYFPAAALAWKLDEENFLEASDWIDQLKLRLGWGLTGQQDITGPVGYFPYTALYDDGDPTVSYVFGNQVVTTYRANAFNPDLTWEKTSTFNLGVDFNLFSNMLSGSVDGYIRTTTDLLAEVPQSEGALRNRFVSNVGETESKGFEGALQFRPIQKEDFTLEFNANAAFNETYITDLDNITQFSSGGGIGRGTGVNIGQTAVGERNRTFWLYEQVYDADGKVIEDAFVDQNGDGIISDADRRFIPFEPKWTYGFGTFMQYKNLDFTANLRGQLGGNVYNANLLNRGYAQAAIPQTDSGFIDNTLDLFDGVKYNGFPEIPSDTQALSDFYLSDASFLRLDNITIGYNLTPFKDKKLSLRFYGSANNVFVITDYDGLDPENFDGIESSPYARPRTYTLGVNVDF from the coding sequence ATGCGAAAGAAAATTACAATGTTTTTCTTGATGCTTTTCTGTGCGCCATTTTTTGCATTGGCGCAGCTAAACGTGACCGGTACGGTCATAGATGATCTGGGTTTACCCTTACCCGGCGCTACAATTATTATAAAGGGAACTACAAATGGTGTTACCACGGATTTTGACGGAAATTATTCCATACAAGCCAATGAAGGCGATGTACTGGTGTTTACGTTTATTGGTCTAAAGAGTAAGGAGGTAACAGTTTCGTCCGAGGTGGTAAATGTGGCCATGGAAAGTGATATATCACAACTTGATGAGGTGGTTATTATCGGTTATGGAACGACAACAAAGAAAGATGCTACCGGTGCCGTTGATTTGTTGACTGCCGAAGATTTAAACAAAGGAGCCATAACAACGGCAGACCAAATGATAACTGGTAAATCTGCCGGGGTACGCGTTGTAAACAATGGTGGTGACCCTGATGCAGGAATTAATATTAGAATTCGCGGTGGTTCTTCCTTGAATGCCAATAATAGTCCGCTAATTGTAATTGATGGGGTGCCGTTATCTAATCAGAACCCTGCGGGTCAGGCGAATCCTTTAACCTTGATTAACCCTAATGATATTGAGTCCTTTTCAGTATTAAAAGATGCATCTTCTACTGCTATTTATGGCTCGCGAGCTTCTAATGGGGTAATCATTATTACTACAAAGTCCGGTACGAAGGGCGCGCCTCAATTTAACTTCTCTTCTAACGTGCAGGTGGGTACCTTGAGCAATCAAATAGATATTTTTGATTCATCTGATTATGTAGATTTTATCCAGAGTACATATCCTGAAAGTACGGGTCTGTTAGGGCTGAACGGAACTATTTATGATACGGATTGGCAAGAAGAGATTTATAGAACTTCCTACACTATCAACAACAACTTAACGGCTAGAGGTAATCTTTTTAATGTAATACCGATCAGAGCTTCTTTTGGGCACTCGGAAATTGCGGGTATTTTAAAAGAATCACAATTAGATAGGTATACGGTTTCTTTAAATATTGCTCCTGAGTTTTTTGACCAACATTTAAAGGTAACCATCAATGCTAAGGGTATCGCTACTGAAAAAGATCAGCCAGATACGGGTGCCATAGGGAGCGCGTTGGCCTCAAACCCTACTTTGCCCATTTACGACCCTCAAGGTGGAATTTTTGGTGGATATTACCAAATAACCGATGATCAAGGTGTTGTTGGTTCCTCAAATCCATTGGCTTTATTAAAACAAAGAGAGCGTAATGAAGATGCGGATAGGTTTATTGGTAGTGCAGAATTCAGATATAAAATTCATGGTTTTGAAGAATTAACTGTGGTGGTAAACACAGGTATTGACTATTCAGAGTCTACGATCAATGAATACTTTTTGCCAAATGCCATTGGAGCCTATACGGTATTTGATGGTCTGCCAATTTTCAACAACTTCAGCGAGAGTTTTAGTGAGAATCAAATTAAAAGAGACCATCTATTAGATGCATATTTAAATTATGCAAAAGATTTTGATGGGGCTATCAATAGGTTCGATGTGCAAGCAGGTTACGCGTACCAGAACTTTACCACACAGGGAACTACTTTTCCAACTACCACGGAGAATGGCTTTAGAGAACCACAACAGCCTTTTCAGTATTATACTGTTTTGAATCTTCAGTCGTATTTTGCTAGGACCAACCTAACCATTTTCGATAGTTTTTTATTGACCGCTTCAGTAAGGGCAGACGCTTCCTCTCTATTTTCTGAGGAGGATAGATGGGGTTATTTTCCAGCGGCAGCTTTAGCCTGGAAATTAGATGAAGAAAATTTCCTAGAAGCATCAGATTGGATAGACCAATTAAAATTGAGGCTAGGTTGGGGTTTAACCGGGCAACAAGATATTACGGGGCCAGTAGGCTATTTCCCTTATACTGCTTTGTATGATGATGGTGATCCAACAGTAAGTTATGTGTTTGGTAACCAGGTGGTAACTACGTATCGAGCGAATGCTTTTAACCCTGATTTGACTTGGGAAAAGACTTCAACTTTCAATTTGGGTGTTGATTTCAATCTATTCTCCAATATGTTGAGTGGTAGTGTAGATGGTTACATTAGGACTACCACGGATTTATTGGCAGAGGTGCCGCAGTCTGAAGGAGCTTTACGTAACAGGTTTGTAAGTAATGTAGGAGAAACCGAAAGCAAAGGTTTTGAAGGCGCTCTTCAATTTAGACCTATTCAAAAGGAAGATTTTACATTGGAATTCAATGCAAATGCAGCGTTCAATGAAACTTACATTACAGATTTAGATAATATTACCCAGTTTTCTAGCGGGGGAGGTATTGGGCGTGGTACCGGTGTAAATATTGGGCAAACTGCGGTAGGTGAACGTAACCGTACCTTCTGGTTGTACGAGCAGGTATATGATGCTGATGGTAAGGTAATTGAAGATGCTTTTGTAGATCAGAATGGTGATGGAATTATTTCTGATGCCGATAGAAGGTTTATTCCGTTTGAACCCAAATGGACCTATGGTTTTGGAACGTTTATGCAATATAAGAATCTTGATTTTACCGCTAACTTAAGAGGTCAGTTAGGAGGCAATGTTTACAATGCTAATTTGTTGAATAGAGGGTATGCCCAAGCTGCTATTCCGCAAACAGATTCAGGATTTATAGACAATACGTTGGACCTTTTCGATGGAGTGAAGTACAACGGATTCCCGGAAATACCTTCGGATACTCAAGCCTTGTCAGATTTTTATTTGTCAGATGCTTCATTCTTAAGATTGGATAACATCACTATAGGGTATAATCTTACGCCCTTTAAGGATAAAAAGTTGAGCCTTAGATTCTACGGTTCTGCCAACAATGTATTCGTGATTACTGATTATGATGGTCTGGACCCTGAGAATTTCGATGGTATAGAATCTTCGCCTTATGCGCGTCCACGTACCTATACATTAGGTGTAAATGTTGATTTCTAA
- a CDS encoding cupin domain-containing protein: MKTTRTLFLLFTVIAIGFNAYAQEDKRPLMGNSYGIINIDEYVTLLPKSHNGIIKDIRLIDREHAGVRIFRLYDEVPMHYHAKSDAYLYILNGKAEFYVADKGPVVAGKGDLLFWGKGTAHGNGKILEGPLDVLVFDAIARDPSDVIWVDPSTQKKFLGN; the protein is encoded by the coding sequence ATGAAAACTACAAGAACACTTTTTCTATTATTTACAGTAATTGCCATAGGTTTTAACGCCTATGCGCAAGAAGACAAAAGACCGTTAATGGGTAACTCCTACGGTATTATCAATATTGATGAATACGTAACGCTACTTCCTAAAAGCCACAACGGTATCATCAAAGACATCAGATTAATAGACCGTGAGCACGCAGGTGTTAGAATCTTTCGGTTATATGATGAAGTGCCTATGCACTACCACGCAAAATCTGATGCTTACCTCTACATTTTAAATGGCAAAGCAGAATTTTATGTTGCCGATAAAGGTCCTGTTGTTGCAGGAAAAGGCGACTTACTTTTTTGGGGTAAAGGTACAGCACACGGTAACGGAAAAATTTTAGAAGGTCCGTTAGACGTTCTCGTTTTTGACGCCATAGCCAGAGACCCAAGCGATGTTATTTGGGTAGACCCATCAACCCAAAAGAAATTTTTAGGCAACTAA
- a CDS encoding MFS transporter gives METSTIHRDTTVAKKKSLPAALWALTISAFAIGTTEFVIVGLLSTVASDLGTSLTSAGLLVSLYAIGVAIGAPILTALTGKIPRKQLLMGIMLLFIIGNGLAAISPSFELLLLSRVVTGFAHGVFFSIGSTIAASLVPKDKRATAISIMFAGLTVAIVTGVPLGTYIGQNFGWRATFIGVALLGLVGAIASLALVPKNIKQSAPLRLIDQLKVIKNPSILLVLAITAFGYGGTFVTFTYLTPLLEEVTGFSSNMTSVFLLIYGIAIAIGNIIGGKVSNNKPGKALLVMFALQAIVLFLLYFTASSQIFAIVTLFFMGILAFSNVPALQLYVVKMAEKYLPGTEDVASALNIAAFNVGIAIGAYVGGMVVESSLGIEATPWVGGILVIVGFLLTLVLFKKEKI, from the coding sequence ATGGAAACATCAACAATACATAGAGATACTACGGTAGCCAAAAAGAAGAGTCTACCAGCAGCATTATGGGCATTAACCATAAGTGCATTTGCCATAGGAACAACGGAATTTGTAATTGTAGGTTTATTATCTACCGTTGCAAGTGACCTAGGCACCTCATTAACATCAGCAGGATTATTAGTAAGTCTGTACGCCATTGGTGTTGCCATTGGTGCACCTATTTTAACTGCCTTAACTGGTAAAATTCCAAGAAAACAATTATTAATGGGTATTATGTTACTATTCATCATTGGTAACGGTTTAGCAGCTATCTCACCCAGTTTTGAGTTGTTGCTATTATCTAGAGTTGTAACAGGTTTTGCTCACGGTGTATTCTTTTCTATCGGGTCTACCATTGCAGCTAGTTTGGTGCCAAAAGATAAGCGAGCAACAGCCATTTCTATAATGTTTGCAGGTCTAACGGTAGCCATTGTAACCGGTGTTCCTTTAGGAACATATATAGGTCAGAATTTTGGATGGAGAGCTACTTTTATTGGTGTTGCCCTTTTAGGATTAGTAGGTGCAATAGCTAGTTTAGCTTTGGTTCCTAAAAACATTAAACAATCTGCTCCATTACGACTTATAGACCAATTAAAGGTGATTAAGAATCCGTCTATTTTATTGGTGTTAGCCATTACCGCATTTGGTTATGGAGGTACGTTTGTCACTTTTACGTACTTAACACCTTTGTTGGAAGAAGTAACCGGTTTCTCTTCAAATATGACTAGTGTATTCCTTTTAATCTATGGTATTGCCATCGCGATTGGAAATATCATAGGTGGTAAAGTCTCTAACAACAAACCAGGCAAAGCCTTATTGGTAATGTTTGCTTTACAAGCCATAGTGTTGTTTTTGTTATACTTCACCGCTTCTAGTCAGATTTTCGCCATCGTAACCTTGTTTTTTATGGGAATATTAGCGTTTTCAAACGTACCAGCATTGCAATTATACGTGGTGAAGATGGCTGAAAAATACTTGCCAGGAACCGAAGATGTAGCATCTGCCTTAAACATTGCAGCTTTTAACGTCGGTATTGCTATTGGTGCCTATGTAGGCGGAATGGTTGTAGAATCGAGCTTGGGTATTGAAGCGACTCCTTGGGTAGGTGGGATTCTAGTAATTGTGGGATTCTTGTTAACCTTAGTTTTATTCAAAAAAGAAAAAATATAA
- a CDS encoding Crp/Fnr family transcriptional regulator translates to MEDQLQLLRQHFEEIVSLTDEEWNFVKSHFEFKSLKKHQFLIQVGQPVDFEYWIIKGLVKAYSIDEKGKEHILQFAMENYWVSDHCAFQHQEPGTIFVDCLEDSEFFCLSLENREKICSEVPAVANFFRIKSNHGYINLQQRILSLLTMTAESRYEYLLNKLPKLIQRVPKKLIASYLGVSRETLSRFNS, encoded by the coding sequence ATGGAAGACCAGTTACAGTTACTAAGACAACATTTTGAAGAAATCGTTTCTTTAACTGATGAGGAGTGGAATTTTGTTAAATCGCACTTTGAATTTAAAAGTCTTAAAAAACACCAATTTTTAATACAAGTAGGGCAACCTGTAGATTTTGAATATTGGATTATCAAAGGCTTAGTAAAAGCGTATTCCATAGACGAAAAAGGCAAAGAACACATTCTTCAATTTGCTATGGAAAACTATTGGGTGAGCGACCATTGTGCTTTTCAACATCAAGAACCAGGTACTATTTTTGTGGATTGTCTTGAAGATTCTGAGTTTTTCTGTTTGTCTTTAGAGAACAGGGAAAAAATTTGTTCTGAAGTCCCTGCGGTTGCCAACTTTTTCAGAATTAAATCAAACCACGGTTATATCAATTTGCAACAAAGAATCTTGTCTTTGCTTACAATGACCGCAGAAAGCAGGTATGAGTACCTCTTAAATAAGCTTCCGAAATTAATACAACGCGTTCCTAAAAAATTAATCGCTTCCTATTTAGGCGTATCCAGAGAGACTTTAAGTCGTTTTAACAGCTAA
- a CDS encoding TIGR03571 family LLM class oxidoreductase, with the protein MNPFDKLYKPGKMTLGIEFPLDNDWSTEGNRKRLEDNRPFGVPDISNHLALAQQIDEAGFAALWMRDVPVYDPNFGDGAQLFDTLPYLGYLAAATKNILLGTAAIVLPLQQPIKLAKAAATIENLSDGRLLLGLGLGDRPVEFPMYDIDYKKRPEIFRENLDIIKEAWKTNSNLKSKYDFLTNDIEVYPKPKKDIPLVVAGHSGQSINWIAKNAQAWFNYPRPVAETLENRKYWCNALYDEDQAAKPYISAIHLNLSKDDNATFRPQRFGGTVGINHLTEYLKSYENVGVNHMAINLRKSETPVSEAIAKIEEVVLPEFVGNHMAHEL; encoded by the coding sequence ATGAATCCATTTGATAAATTATACAAACCAGGTAAAATGACATTGGGTATAGAGTTCCCTTTAGATAACGATTGGTCAACAGAAGGAAACCGCAAACGCTTGGAAGACAACAGACCTTTCGGAGTTCCAGATATCTCCAATCACTTAGCATTAGCACAACAAATTGACGAAGCAGGATTCGCAGCTTTATGGATGCGAGATGTTCCTGTGTACGACCCTAACTTTGGCGATGGTGCACAATTATTCGATACGCTTCCATATTTGGGCTATTTAGCTGCTGCTACCAAAAACATTTTGTTGGGTACAGCTGCCATAGTATTGCCATTACAACAGCCTATAAAATTAGCGAAAGCTGCTGCTACCATAGAAAATTTAAGTGATGGCAGACTTTTGTTAGGCTTAGGTTTGGGCGACAGACCTGTGGAGTTCCCAATGTATGATATCGACTATAAAAAAAGACCTGAAATCTTTAGAGAAAATCTTGATATTATTAAAGAAGCTTGGAAAACAAATAGCAATTTAAAATCTAAATACGATTTTTTAACTAACGATATAGAAGTTTATCCTAAACCAAAAAAAGACATTCCGCTTGTAGTAGCTGGTCATTCCGGACAAAGTATCAATTGGATTGCAAAAAACGCACAAGCTTGGTTTAATTACCCAAGACCTGTTGCCGAAACTTTAGAGAACAGAAAATACTGGTGTAATGCATTGTATGATGAAGACCAAGCAGCAAAACCTTATATCTCTGCTATACATTTAAACCTATCAAAAGACGACAACGCGACTTTTAGACCACAGCGTTTTGGAGGTACGGTAGGTATCAATCATCTTACAGAATATTTAAAGTCCTATGAAAATGTGGGAGTCAACCATATGGCTATCAACCTAAGAAAGTCTGAAACTCCCGTAAGTGAGGCTATTGCTAAAATTGAGGAGGTTGTATTGCCGGAGTTTGTAGGTAATCATATGGCTCATGAACTTTAA
- a CDS encoding L-dopachrome tautomerase-related protein encodes MKTVTIIKTVLFAFVMNFTLLAQAQLETIATFPESRPGNITVSNDGRIFVTMSALSASKYMVKEILPNGEAIPFGDKEWIVKPENGSIKGINSTIGIQADANGILWALDMGNVKQNQVPKLVGFDLVTGNVTKVFSIPNTVLSSKPFLQDFVIDVKNNTAVIADMTDALNPPIAPAFVVINLETGYIRRVLEGNASFLSADEPVKIHGRLVSHKRKDGTTIQPRYPLNPISIDDDNKYIYYGAMGNTKIYRIPSAVLADESKQDSDLNKYIEFYANKPKSDGFKVGANGKVYVTDVENSAIVESTPSGMKTIAQSKKDLSWPDGVAIHGNYLYIVANQLHNLPLLNEEKDASKPPYLVLKMKSKYL; translated from the coding sequence ATGAAAACAGTAACAATTATAAAAACAGTCTTGTTCGCTTTTGTAATGAATTTTACACTATTAGCACAAGCACAATTAGAAACTATAGCAACATTTCCAGAATCTAGACCTGGGAATATAACCGTGTCTAACGACGGAAGAATATTTGTAACAATGAGTGCCTTAAGCGCTTCAAAATATATGGTGAAAGAAATTTTGCCTAATGGAGAAGCCATACCGTTTGGAGATAAGGAATGGATTGTTAAACCAGAAAACGGAAGTATAAAAGGTATCAATTCAACCATCGGAATTCAAGCAGATGCTAACGGAATTCTTTGGGCGTTGGATATGGGTAATGTGAAACAAAATCAGGTTCCAAAATTGGTTGGATTTGATTTGGTTACCGGTAATGTCACAAAGGTTTTTTCAATTCCGAATACAGTATTGTCATCAAAACCTTTTTTACAGGATTTTGTGATTGATGTAAAAAACAACACCGCTGTCATTGCCGACATGACCGATGCTTTAAATCCGCCAATTGCACCAGCTTTTGTCGTGATTAACTTAGAAACGGGTTATATAAGACGAGTTCTGGAAGGGAATGCTTCTTTTTTGTCTGCTGATGAGCCAGTGAAAATTCACGGTAGATTAGTATCTCACAAAAGAAAAGACGGTACTACTATTCAGCCAAGATATCCTTTAAACCCAATTTCTATAGATGATGATAACAAGTACATCTACTATGGTGCAATGGGAAACACTAAAATTTACCGCATTCCGTCTGCTGTCTTAGCGGATGAAAGCAAGCAAGATAGCGACCTTAATAAGTACATAGAGTTTTATGCCAACAAACCAAAATCTGACGGATTTAAAGTGGGTGCAAACGGTAAAGTGTATGTCACCGATGTTGAAAATTCAGCTATTGTAGAAAGTACGCCTTCTGGAATGAAAACCATTGCACAGTCTAAAAAAGACCTGTCTTGGCCTGATGGTGTTGCCATACACGGAAACTACTTGTACATCGTAGCAAATCAGCTTCATAATCTGCCTTTGTTAAATGAAGAAAAAGATGCTAGTAAACCACCTTATTTGGTATTAAAAATGAAGAGTAAGTATCTCTAA
- a CDS encoding aldo/keto reductase yields MTALKFRNNDEMPILGLGTFRSEPNEVYNAVLSAIKIGYRHIDCAAAYGNEKEVGNAIAEAINQGLVTREDLWVTSKLWNASHGEENVIPALNQTLEDLQLEYLDLYLIHWPVALKKGTEMPEKASDFVPLSEVPLTNTWKGMEAALEEGLAKHIGVSNFNENQLKEILATAVHQPEMNQVEMHPFLQQDALQSFCLKNDILLTAYAPLGSLVDENSTLRLLENDTIKNIAKARRMSPAQVALSYTMQRGIAVIPKSINEARLLQNLETLNHTLTEEDMALLKDLDKAHRFIDGKFWEVDNGPYTADSIWNA; encoded by the coding sequence ATGACTGCATTAAAATTTAGAAATAACGACGAAATGCCAATTTTAGGTTTAGGAACGTTTCGTTCTGAACCAAATGAAGTGTACAATGCTGTACTTTCGGCTATTAAAATAGGATACAGACATATAGATTGTGCTGCGGCTTACGGAAACGAAAAAGAAGTAGGTAACGCCATTGCTGAAGCCATAAATCAAGGTTTGGTTACAAGAGAGGATTTATGGGTGACTTCCAAATTATGGAATGCTTCCCACGGTGAGGAGAATGTGATTCCTGCACTGAACCAGACTTTAGAAGATTTACAACTAGAATACCTAGACCTGTATCTTATCCATTGGCCTGTCGCTCTTAAAAAAGGAACGGAAATGCCTGAAAAAGCATCCGATTTTGTTCCATTATCAGAAGTGCCTTTAACCAATACTTGGAAAGGGATGGAAGCTGCTTTAGAGGAAGGACTTGCAAAGCATATTGGCGTGAGCAATTTCAATGAAAATCAGTTGAAAGAAATACTAGCGACTGCTGTGCATCAACCAGAAATGAATCAGGTAGAAATGCATCCGTTTTTGCAGCAAGATGCATTACAATCATTCTGCTTAAAAAACGATATTCTGCTAACTGCATACGCACCTTTAGGTTCGCTTGTAGATGAAAATAGCACGCTACGTTTGTTAGAAAATGATACGATAAAAAACATTGCCAAAGCAAGACGTATGTCGCCTGCACAAGTAGCATTGTCGTATACGATGCAACGAGGCATTGCGGTCATTCCTAAATCTATTAATGAAGCGAGATTGCTTCAGAATTTAGAGACCTTAAACCATACGCTTACAGAAGAAGATATGGCGTTGTTGAAAGATTTAGACAAAGCGCACCGCTTTATTGACGGTAAATTTTGGGAAGTTGACAACGGACCCTACACGGCAGATAGTATCTGGAATGCTTAA
- a CDS encoding cyclase family protein — protein MKTIVNTLKTMALAATLFTALNTNAQQVPTSPYGADDEIGALNLLEETVLDAVKLVKKGKVYRLGMVVNAETAAFRHRYFHIETLQPETAAAGSNKFTYVDDQLIGWTGVGSQINGLAHYGRDNVHYNGHKVEDFLTVSGVKKLGLEKLPPIVTRGIVLDMRSYYNQDIVKEGTVFTVEDIEKVAKKQGIEIRKGDVVLFYTGWTKLMGKDDKRYLAGGPGIGTEAAHYLGKKGIVAAGADNWSFEAVPHENSELSFPVNQMMATEYGVQVLENILVDELVEDKAWEFLFVLGHPLYEGSTQVQINPVAIK, from the coding sequence ATGAAAACAATAGTAAATACTTTAAAAACAATGGCGTTAGCAGCTACACTTTTTACTGCTTTAAATACAAACGCACAACAAGTACCAACGTCACCTTATGGTGCAGACGATGAAATTGGTGCACTTAACCTTTTGGAAGAAACAGTTTTAGATGCCGTAAAATTGGTTAAAAAAGGAAAAGTATACCGCTTAGGAATGGTAGTAAATGCAGAAACTGCAGCTTTCCGTCACAGATATTTTCATATTGAAACGTTACAACCAGAAACTGCTGCTGCAGGTTCTAATAAATTCACCTATGTAGATGACCAATTAATTGGTTGGACAGGTGTTGGATCTCAAATAAACGGATTGGCACATTATGGTAGAGACAATGTGCATTATAACGGACATAAAGTAGAAGATTTTTTAACCGTTTCTGGTGTGAAAAAATTAGGTCTAGAAAAATTACCGCCAATTGTTACTAGAGGTATTGTTTTAGATATGCGCTCTTACTACAATCAAGATATTGTAAAAGAAGGCACTGTTTTTACAGTAGAAGACATTGAAAAAGTAGCCAAAAAACAAGGCATTGAAATCCGTAAAGGAGATGTGGTTCTGTTTTACACAGGATGGACCAAATTAATGGGTAAAGATGACAAACGTTACCTAGCTGGCGGACCTGGAATTGGTACGGAAGCTGCGCATTATTTAGGTAAAAAAGGAATTGTTGCAGCAGGTGCAGACAACTGGTCTTTTGAAGCAGTACCACACGAAAACAGCGAACTTTCTTTCCCTGTAAATCAAATGATGGCAACTGAATACGGTGTACAAGTTTTGGAAAATATTCTTGTAGATGAGTTGGTTGAGGATAAAGCTTGGGAATTCCTTTTTGTATTAGGTCATCCTTTATATGAAGGCTCTACGCAAGTACAAATAAACCCTGTTGCCATTAAATAA
- a CDS encoding flavodoxin family protein → MIFRNSLLAIIFLFSAHVMNAQDKTAIVYLSRTQNTKVLAEIIQKKVGGSLISLELVNPYPEDYEAIVAQVARENASDFLPTLKTEIEIDDYDSIFLGFPTWGMQLPPPIRSFLNQYDLQGKEVYPFNTNAGYGLGKSEEQLSELCKGCHLSEVLSLKGGIERDGVYLAIKGNRKQQAQQNVDAWLKEIGVNVKK, encoded by the coding sequence TTGATTTTTAGAAACAGCTTATTGGCTATCATATTCTTATTCTCTGCACATGTTATGAACGCGCAGGACAAAACTGCAATCGTTTATTTATCCAGAACCCAAAATACCAAAGTGCTTGCCGAAATCATTCAAAAGAAGGTAGGGGGCAGTTTAATTTCCTTGGAATTGGTCAATCCTTATCCCGAAGATTACGAAGCCATCGTGGCGCAGGTGGCCCGTGAGAATGCTTCGGATTTTTTACCGACCCTGAAAACTGAAATAGAAATTGATGACTATGATAGCATCTTTCTAGGCTTTCCTACCTGGGGAATGCAACTTCCTCCGCCCATAAGAAGCTTTTTGAATCAATATGATCTTCAAGGAAAAGAAGTATATCCGTTTAACACCAATGCAGGCTACGGCTTGGGAAAAAGCGAGGAACAGTTGTCCGAACTGTGTAAGGGCTGTCATCTATCCGAAGTATTATCTTTAAAAGGAGGGATAGAGCGGGATGGAGTTTATCTGGCAATCAAGGGAAATAGAAAGCAGCAAGCCCAACAGAATGTAGATGCTTGGCTAAAAGAAATAGGGGTAAACGTGAAAAAGTAA